One window from the genome of Rhodopseudomonas sp. P2A-2r encodes:
- a CDS encoding class II aldolase/adducin family protein: protein MNIHASITPTDEATQQVRVDLAAAYRLIHRLGLDDSIYTHISVRLPGSHDRFLINPYGMRFEEVTASNLVTVDVDGKVVDDPLGLGINPAGFTIHSAIHAARHDVLCVLHTHTVAGVAVSCQKDGLQPLNQWSMQFTDRIAYHDFEGIALDLSERERLVRDLGAKMVLILRNHGLLTCGRSVGEAFKLMHNMERSCRAQLALQSSGVEIIRPSLAIAQHTAGQYDRGYAKIEVEGQKDGEWAAFKRMLERTDADYIN, encoded by the coding sequence GTGAACATCCATGCAAGCATCACGCCGACGGACGAAGCCACGCAGCAGGTTCGCGTCGATCTGGCCGCGGCCTATCGCCTGATTCACCGGCTCGGCCTCGACGACAGCATCTACACCCACATCTCGGTGCGCTTGCCCGGCAGCCATGATCGCTTCCTGATCAATCCCTACGGCATGCGGTTCGAGGAAGTGACGGCATCGAACCTGGTCACCGTCGATGTCGACGGCAAGGTGGTCGACGATCCCCTGGGCCTCGGCATCAATCCCGCAGGCTTCACCATCCACAGCGCGATCCATGCGGCGCGCCATGATGTGCTGTGCGTGCTGCACACCCACACCGTCGCCGGTGTCGCGGTGTCGTGCCAGAAAGACGGCTTGCAGCCGCTCAATCAATGGTCGATGCAGTTCACCGACCGGATCGCCTATCATGACTTCGAGGGCATCGCGCTCGACCTTTCCGAGCGCGAACGGCTGGTTCGCGACCTCGGCGCGAAGATGGTGCTGATCCTGCGCAACCATGGCCTCCTGACCTGCGGCCGTTCGGTCGGCGAGGCCTTCAAGCTGATGCACAACATGGAGCGCTCATGCCGCGCCCAGCTGGCGTTGCAGTCGTCTGGCGTCGAAATCATCAGGCCGTCGCTGGCCATCGCGCAGCACACCGCCGGCCAGTATGACCGCGGTTACGCCAAGATCGAGGTCGAAGGTCAGAAGGACGGCGAGTGGGCGGCATTCAAGCGCATGCTGGAGCGGACCGACGCCGACTATATCAACTAG
- a CDS encoding ABC transporter substrate-binding protein, which yields MLKQLMLGLALTCSVSALALAQEPKMGGTINAVIQPEPPGLTTALIQNGPTQMVSGNIFEGLLRYDKKLVPQPGLADSWSVSEDAKTYTFKLHPGVTWHDGKPFTSADVLFSIDMLKQTHARARNNLVQLDKVEAPDPLTVVFTLKQPFGPFLGIFEVGSLPMMPKHLYEGTDYKTNPNNNAPIGTGPFMFKEWQKGSFIKLVKNPNYHIKGKPYLDEIYWQIIPDAAARSVAYETGKVDVLPGGSVENFDVPRISKLKNTCVTGEGWEFFSPLAWLWLNNRSGPTANKLVRQAIMYAVDRNFAKDVIWNGLGKVATGPSASSIKFYTDDVKKYPYDPAKAKALLKEAGYKGEKIRLMPLPYGETWQRWGEAVKQNLMDVGFNIETIATDVPGSNQKIGDWDYDIAFTYLYQYGDPALGVGRNYVSSAIAKGQQFNNVEGYSNPEIDKLFDEGAVATPDSKRKEIYEKAQKILVEDVPVAWMLELQFPTITNCKVKNLITTGIGVNDGFRDAWIDK from the coding sequence ATGCTGAAGCAATTGATGTTGGGCCTTGCCTTGACTTGCAGCGTCAGCGCCTTGGCGCTTGCGCAGGAACCCAAAATGGGCGGCACCATCAACGCAGTGATCCAGCCGGAGCCGCCCGGACTGACCACCGCGCTGATCCAGAACGGCCCGACCCAGATGGTGTCGGGCAACATCTTCGAGGGCTTGCTGCGCTACGACAAGAAGCTGGTGCCGCAGCCCGGCCTTGCCGATAGCTGGAGCGTCAGCGAGGACGCCAAGACCTACACGTTCAAGCTTCATCCTGGCGTGACCTGGCATGACGGCAAGCCGTTCACCTCGGCCGACGTGCTGTTCTCCATCGACATGCTGAAGCAGACTCATGCGCGCGCCCGCAACAACCTGGTGCAGCTCGACAAGGTCGAGGCGCCGGATCCGCTGACCGTCGTGTTCACGCTGAAGCAGCCGTTCGGTCCGTTCCTGGGGATCTTCGAGGTCGGCTCGCTGCCGATGATGCCGAAGCATCTCTATGAAGGCACCGACTACAAGACCAATCCCAACAACAACGCGCCGATCGGCACCGGCCCGTTCATGTTCAAGGAATGGCAGAAGGGCTCGTTCATCAAGCTGGTGAAGAACCCGAACTATCACATCAAGGGCAAGCCCTATCTCGACGAGATCTACTGGCAGATCATCCCCGACGCTGCGGCGCGTTCGGTGGCCTATGAGACCGGCAAGGTCGATGTGCTGCCCGGCGGCTCGGTGGAGAACTTCGACGTCCCGCGCATCAGCAAGCTGAAGAATACCTGCGTCACCGGCGAAGGCTGGGAATTCTTCAGTCCGTTGGCGTGGCTGTGGCTCAACAACCGCTCCGGCCCGACCGCCAACAAGTTGGTCCGCCAGGCGATCATGTATGCGGTCGACCGCAACTTCGCCAAGGATGTGATCTGGAACGGGCTCGGCAAGGTCGCCACCGGTCCGTCGGCATCCTCGATCAAGTTCTACACCGACGACGTGAAGAAATATCCGTACGATCCAGCCAAGGCCAAGGCGCTGCTCAAGGAAGCCGGCTACAAGGGCGAGAAGATCCGCCTGATGCCGTTGCCCTACGGCGAAACCTGGCAGCGCTGGGGCGAAGCTGTGAAGCAGAACCTGATGGATGTCGGCTTCAATATCGAGACCATCGCTACCGACGTGCCCGGCTCCAACCAGAAGATTGGCGACTGGGACTACGACATCGCCTTCACTTACCTCTACCAGTACGGCGATCCTGCGCTCGGCGTCGGCCGCAACTACGTCTCCAGCGCGATTGCCAAGGGTCAGCAGTTCAACAACGTCGAGGGCTATTCCAATCCCGAGATCGACAAATTGTTCGACGAAGGCGCGGTCGCGACCCCGGATTCCAAGCGCAAGGAGATCTACGAAAAGGCGCAGAAGATCCTGGTCGAGGACGTTCCGGTGGCGTGGATGCTCGAACTGCAGTTTCCGACCATCACCAACTGCAAGGTGAAGAACCTGATCACCACCGGCATCGGCGTCAACGATGGCTTCCGCGACGCCTGGATTGACAAGTAA